Proteins from a single region of Crassaminicella profunda:
- a CDS encoding FeoA family protein, with protein sequence MGRTLKELQPKTGGKIIKIQGTGAVKRRLMDMGVVRGTEIYIEKKAPLGDPIEVKVKGYNLTLRKEDAEKIIVE encoded by the coding sequence ATGGGAAGAACATTAAAAGAATTACAGCCAAAGACAGGCGGAAAGATTATTAAAATACAAGGAACGGGTGCTGTAAAAAGAAGATTGATGGATATGGGTGTTGTTAGAGGAACAGAAATTTATATAGAAAAAAAAGCACCCTTAGGAGATCCCATCGAGGTAAAAGTAAAAGGATATAATCTTACTTTAAGAAAAGAAGATGCTGAAAAAATTATTGTAGAGTAG
- a CDS encoding M20 family metallopeptidase encodes MIKKVSQLTEEIKNELITLNEYILNNPELGNEEIKSCNAHIDLLKKHGFAVKENYLDIKTAFRAEFKGSKPGPTIGYLAEYDALPEIGHGCGHNILGTTSTGAGIVLSKVLSSIGGKVVVFGTPAEETCGAKVDMADKGAFDDITVAMMAHPADHHYKSGDSLAMEAIEFTFKGKTAHAAACPEEGINALDAVINTFNNINALREHTKSDCRIHGIIKEGGHAANIVPDLAIAQFYVRATTKSYLKELVEKVKNCAKGASLAAGTELKICNYEYSYDNLVTNQNLSKAYCKNIKKLGVEKIHEAKESYGSLDAGNVSHVCPTIHPYFGISQNPIVAHTTTFRDATNQPFAYENMVKTIGALVLTAVDVIENNNLLHNIQEEFKTTEK; translated from the coding sequence ATGATAAAAAAAGTATCACAACTAACTGAAGAAATAAAAAATGAATTGATCACTCTAAATGAGTATATCTTAAACAATCCTGAATTAGGAAATGAAGAGATAAAGAGTTGCAACGCTCATATTGATTTATTAAAAAAACACGGATTTGCTGTTAAGGAAAATTATCTAGACATAAAGACAGCTTTTCGTGCTGAATTTAAAGGTTCAAAACCGGGTCCTACTATAGGGTATCTAGCAGAATATGATGCACTACCTGAAATCGGTCATGGATGTGGTCATAATATCTTAGGTACAACAAGTACTGGTGCAGGCATTGTTTTAAGTAAAGTGCTCTCTTCTATAGGCGGAAAGGTAGTCGTATTTGGAACTCCAGCAGAAGAAACTTGTGGCGCTAAAGTAGACATGGCAGACAAAGGTGCTTTTGATGATATTACAGTTGCTATGATGGCACATCCAGCAGATCATCACTATAAAAGTGGAGATTCTTTAGCTATGGAAGCCATAGAGTTTACATTCAAAGGAAAAACTGCCCACGCAGCAGCATGCCCAGAAGAAGGGATCAATGCACTAGATGCAGTGATTAATACTTTTAATAATATCAACGCATTAAGAGAACATACAAAATCTGATTGTCGTATACATGGTATCATAAAAGAAGGAGGTCATGCTGCAAACATAGTTCCAGATCTAGCCATTGCTCAATTTTATGTAAGAGCAACAACAAAAAGCTATTTAAAAGAGCTTGTAGAAAAGGTGAAAAATTGTGCAAAAGGAGCCTCTCTAGCTGCTGGAACAGAGCTTAAAATCTGTAATTATGAATATAGCTATGATAATTTAGTGACCAATCAAAATTTATCTAAAGCTTATTGTAAAAACATAAAAAAATTAGGCGTAGAAAAAATTCATGAAGCAAAAGAAAGCTATGGCTCATTAGATGCTGGAAATGTAAGTCATGTATGCCCTACCATTCATCCTTACTTTGGTATCAGCCAAAACCCTATTGTTGCTCATACAACAACATTTAGAGATGCTACTAATCAACCTTTTGCTTATGAAAATATGGTAAAAACCATTGGTGCTTTAGTACTTACTGCCGTTGACGTCATAGAAAACAATAATCTTTTACATAATATACAAGAAGAATTTAAAACTACTGAAAAATAA
- a CDS encoding DUF1206 domain-containing protein codes for MGNLLTWVLGVGIIGLGVYCLIKGIKKEVNGTGCSSCKGCSYHSCSSRKEG; via the coding sequence GTGGGGAATTTACTTACGTGGGTTCTTGGAGTAGGAATCATTGGTTTGGGTGTATATTGTTTGATAAAAGGTATAAAAAAAGAAGTTAATGGAACAGGATGCAGTAGCTGTAAAGGTTGTAGTTATCACAGTTGTTCATCTAGAAAAGAAGGATAA
- a CDS encoding FeoA family protein: MPLSMVNPGQDAILNAINWGPKLKKKLQDMGLTRGVKINVISNNTNGAFIVNVRGSRLVLGGVVTQQIMVDIA, from the coding sequence ATGCCATTATCTATGGTAAATCCAGGGCAAGATGCTATTTTAAATGCGATTAATTGGGGGCCAAAGTTAAAGAAAAAACTACAGGATATGGGTTTAACTCGAGGGGTTAAAATTAATGTTATATCTAATAATACGAATGGAGCCTTTATTGTAAATGTAAGGGGGTCTAGGTTAGTTTTAGGTGGTGTGGTTACACAGCAAATTATGGTAGATATAGCATAA
- the feoB gene encoding ferrous iron transporter B has protein sequence MKIALTGNPNSGKTTMFNAITGKIERVGNWAGVTIEKKEGNIKKNLNKTGVEITAVDLPGAYSMSPFTSEESITRHFVKNENPDVIINIVDATNLSRSLFFTTQLLELGIPVVVALNKSDLNEKKKTAINVTGLSKALGCPVIKTVSTKSGNNGLEALISKAVEVKGKGQTAPYNSKGIDLTNAKAVEISDKKRYEFVNSIVSKIEDRKVSSNRQTRQDDADRILANKWLGIPIFALIMWAVFSISQESLGPLLADTFVGWIDGIYAWAEGMLGEGVSPVLSSLLLDGIIGGVGAVVGFLPLIMVLFFLLALLEDCGYMARVAVVMDRFFNRVGLSGKSIIPMVIGTGCAIPGIMATRTIKNERQRRTTAMLTPFMPCGAKLPIIALFAGVFFDDAAWVGTTMYFVGIALIILGALIVVRITGEKNARSFFIMELPEYRFPSIKRATISMFSRAKAFIIKAGTIILLCNAAVQVMQTFNWQFEVVAENAQNTSILASIASPFAVLLIPLGFGVWQLAAAAITGFIAKENVVGTLAVVYSITNFIDPEEFELLSGGSDVASIMGLTSVAALAYLMFNLFTPPCFAAIGAMNSEMENKKWLWGAISFQFGMGYVVAFLVYQIGTLVTTGSVGAGFIPGLVVVVALVGYTVHLVKKGNQKAAQKLKAAA, from the coding sequence ATGAAAATAGCACTAACAGGGAATCCTAACAGTGGTAAAACCACAATGTTCAACGCCATAACAGGTAAGATTGAACGTGTGGGTAACTGGGCGGGTGTTACTATTGAGAAAAAAGAAGGCAATATCAAAAAGAATTTGAACAAGACTGGTGTGGAGATTACAGCGGTTGACCTTCCAGGTGCATATTCTATGTCACCATTTACATCTGAGGAATCAATAACTCGCCATTTCGTTAAAAATGAAAATCCAGATGTAATCATCAATATTGTAGATGCAACAAACTTAAGTAGAAGTTTATTTTTCACAACACAACTTCTAGAATTAGGTATTCCTGTAGTTGTAGCTCTTAACAAGAGTGATTTAAATGAGAAAAAGAAAACAGCAATTAATGTAACTGGACTAAGTAAAGCTTTAGGCTGTCCTGTTATCAAAACTGTATCAACTAAATCAGGTAATAATGGTTTAGAAGCATTAATTTCAAAAGCAGTAGAAGTTAAAGGTAAAGGTCAAACAGCTCCGTACAATAGCAAAGGTATTGACCTTACAAATGCTAAAGCGGTGGAAATCTCTGATAAAAAGCGTTATGAGTTTGTTAATAGTATTGTTTCAAAAATTGAAGATCGTAAGGTAAGTAGTAATCGTCAAACAAGGCAAGATGATGCGGATAGAATTTTGGCTAATAAATGGTTAGGAATTCCAATATTTGCTTTAATTATGTGGGCTGTATTCTCTATTTCACAAGAATCTTTAGGACCCTTGTTGGCAGATACATTTGTTGGTTGGATTGATGGTATATACGCATGGGCCGAAGGTATGCTTGGTGAAGGCGTATCGCCGGTGCTTAGTTCACTGCTATTAGACGGTATTATTGGTGGTGTGGGTGCTGTAGTTGGATTCTTACCACTGATCATGGTATTATTCTTTTTATTAGCGTTACTTGAAGATTGTGGTTACATGGCACGTGTTGCTGTAGTAATGGATCGTTTCTTTAATCGTGTAGGTTTGTCAGGTAAATCAATTATCCCTATGGTTATTGGGACTGGTTGTGCCATTCCTGGGATTATGGCAACTAGAACCATTAAGAATGAAAGACAAAGAAGAACTACTGCAATGTTGACTCCGTTCATGCCTTGTGGTGCGAAGTTACCAATTATTGCATTATTCGCAGGGGTGTTCTTTGACGATGCAGCATGGGTTGGTACAACAATGTACTTTGTTGGTATAGCTCTTATTATTCTTGGTGCGTTAATTGTAGTAAGAATTACTGGTGAGAAAAACGCAAGATCATTTTTTATTATGGAACTACCAGAATATAGATTCCCAAGTATCAAAAGAGCTACAATTTCAATGTTCTCTAGAGCAAAAGCATTCATTATTAAAGCGGGTACGATTATACTTCTTTGTAATGCAGCAGTGCAAGTTATGCAAACATTTAACTGGCAATTTGAAGTTGTTGCAGAAAATGCACAAAATACAAGCATTTTAGCTAGTATTGCATCACCATTTGCTGTTTTATTAATTCCATTAGGCTTTGGCGTATGGCAGCTTGCAGCAGCAGCTATTACTGGTTTTATTGCAAAAGAGAATGTTGTTGGGACTTTGGCTGTAGTTTACTCTATTACTAACTTTATCGATCCTGAAGAATTTGAGTTATTATCAGGAGGGTCAGATGTTGCAAGTATTATGGGGTTAACTTCAGTGGCTGCTTTAGCGTATCTTATGTTTAACTTGTTTACACCTCCTTGTTTTGCAGCTATTGGTGCAATGAACTCAGAAATGGAAAATAAAAAATGGCTTTGGGGTGCAATTTCATTCCAATTCGGAATGGGTTATGTGGTAGCATTTTTAGTTTATCAAATTGGTACGTTAGTAACAACAGGTTCTGTAGGTGCTGGTTTTATCCCTGGACTTGTGGTTGTTGTAGCATTGGTGGGATATACTGTTCACCTTGTGAAAAAAGGGAATCAAAAAGCAGCGCAGAAGTTGAAAGCGGCTGCATAG
- a CDS encoding FeoA family protein yields MASTLVGRMMNGIHEVEKVKGGLVRKLSEAKVDVEYTIKRIETDDEELKSFLFTLGCYEGEKLTVISILGENYVISVKDARYSMNLELAEAIII; encoded by the coding sequence ATGGCTAGTACTTTAGTAGGTAGAATGATGAATGGAATTCATGAAGTTGAAAAGGTTAAGGGTGGTCTGGTGAGAAAGCTATCAGAAGCGAAAGTGGATGTAGAATATACAATAAAAAGAATTGAAACAGATGATGAGGAGCTAAAAAGTTTTTTATTTACGCTAGGTTGTTACGAAGGTGAAAAATTAACAGTAATATCCATATTGGGTGAAAACTATGTTATATCTGTAAAAGATGCAAGATACAGTATGAATTTGGAATTGGCAGAAGCTATAATTATATAA
- a CDS encoding YeiH family protein, with protein sequence MKKYISGLIFVFMIGAISKLLNEWMSPILQLEALTIGIVLGMVIKNTLGVKESFNPGVKFSLKKLLKVGIVLLGFKLNFSAIANLGPRVLFMVIAVVCSVLVFVNLLGKVFKTDTKLATLIGVGSSICGASAIVALTPCIDAKEEDSVLAVSIISFLGAIGVLAYSAISVVSPMTDIQYGIWSGISLQGVAHALAAAFAREGSGEIGTFVKMARVLMLVPVSIILGIVFNRSGEGKRASFPMYVLYFIVAGIISSLGILPGFLVNLFTRVSSWFILMAMISMGLMVNFKTIKDKGMKVIVLGCTLFSILSVSTYFIILKFF encoded by the coding sequence GTTTTTATGATAGGTGCAATATCAAAGTTGCTTAATGAATGGATGTCTCCTATCCTTCAATTAGAGGCATTAACCATTGGGATTGTACTAGGGATGGTGATTAAAAATACACTTGGCGTGAAGGAAAGCTTTAATCCAGGGGTGAAATTTTCTCTTAAAAAATTATTGAAGGTAGGAATCGTACTTTTAGGGTTTAAGCTAAACTTTTCTGCAATAGCTAATTTAGGACCTCGTGTATTATTTATGGTAATAGCTGTTGTTTGTAGTGTTTTGGTTTTTGTAAATCTATTGGGAAAAGTATTTAAAACAGATACAAAACTAGCAACTTTAATTGGGGTAGGATCAAGTATTTGTGGCGCATCGGCAATTGTAGCTCTAACACCTTGTATAGATGCAAAAGAAGAAGATTCAGTACTTGCTGTATCTATTATATCTTTCTTAGGAGCTATAGGGGTTCTAGCTTACTCTGCTATTTCGGTAGTTTCTCCCATGACAGATATTCAATATGGTATTTGGTCAGGGATTTCTTTGCAGGGGGTAGCCCATGCATTGGCAGCAGCTTTTGCAAGAGAAGGATCAGGAGAGATTGGTACTTTTGTAAAAATGGCAAGAGTACTTATGTTAGTACCTGTATCTATTATTTTAGGAATTGTTTTTAACCGATCAGGAGAAGGAAAAAGAGCAAGTTTCCCCATGTATGTATTGTACTTTATTGTAGCAGGAATAATATCTTCATTAGGTATTTTACCAGGATTTTTAGTAAACCTATTTACGAGGGTTAGTAGTTGGTTTATTCTTATGGCCATGATTAGTATGGGACTTATGGTAAATTTTAAAACCATTAAGGATAAAGGAATGAAAGTAATTGTTTTAGGATGTACTTTGTTTTCTATATTGTCTGTTTCGACCTATTTTATTATTTTGAAGTTTTTCTAA
- a CDS encoding DUF2325 domain-containing protein, whose protein sequence is MTALIVGGDRLGSIPQVLNERGFEDYIHWTGRKKGMRNKTIPMNIDMIVVLYDFIEHNLANIIKKESKNMEVPCVFAKRAGSDLAIKLDICKYCKKPCKRCI, encoded by the coding sequence ATGACGGCATTAATCGTGGGCGGAGATCGGTTAGGAAGTATACCACAGGTACTTAATGAAAGAGGGTTTGAGGATTATATTCATTGGACAGGACGGAAAAAAGGAATGAGAAATAAAACAATCCCTATGAATATTGACATGATTGTTGTTTTATATGATTTTATTGAACATAATTTAGCAAACATTATTAAAAAAGAATCAAAAAATATGGAAGTTCCATGTGTATTTGCCAAGAGAGCAGGAAGTGATTTAGCTATAAAGTTAGATATTTGTAAATATTGTAAGAAACCATGCAAAAGATGTATTTAA
- a CDS encoding HD-GYP domain-containing protein: MALAFKKIHMEIIQKQLRSSRIQNKFRIQTIIRMLEEKDGFTKNHSLMVGSYAKIFGQKLGLSSEDIQELEYAGIIHDIGKITIPDRILLKQSKLTKDEYEIIKKHPFEGYKILKEMKAPKNLLHYVLYHHERADGKGYPSGLKEKEIPYKVRLFSICDAYEAMTGDRPYRDILSKEEALKRLKIGAGSQFDQKLVDSFIRLCL; this comes from the coding sequence ATGGCATTGGCCTTTAAAAAAATCCATATGGAAATAATTCAAAAACAATTAAGAAGTAGTAGAATACAAAATAAATTTAGGATTCAAACGATTATACGTATGCTAGAAGAAAAAGATGGGTTTACCAAAAATCATTCATTGATGGTCGGAAGTTATGCAAAAATATTTGGACAGAAATTAGGGCTTTCTTCAGAGGATATACAAGAATTAGAATATGCAGGAATTATTCATGATATAGGCAAAATAACTATTCCAGATAGAATATTATTAAAACAGTCAAAGCTTACTAAGGATGAGTATGAAATCATTAAAAAACATCCTTTTGAGGGATATAAAATTTTAAAGGAAATGAAAGCACCAAAGAATCTTTTACATTATGTTTTGTACCATCATGAAAGAGCAGATGGTAAGGGATATCCTTCAGGGTTAAAAGAAAAAGAAATTCCTTATAAAGTAAGGTTATTTAGTATTTGTGATGCCTATGAAGCTATGACTGGAGATCGTCCATATAGGGATATCTTATCTAAGGAAGAAGCATTAAAACGGCTAAAAATAGGAGCAGGTAGCCAATTTGATCAAAAATTAGTAGATTCATTTATAAGATTATGTTTGTAA
- a CDS encoding FeoB-associated Cys-rich membrane protein — protein sequence MTNIIVGVVILSIIGLSIAKIIREKQKGVKCIGCPYAESNNKKGNCSCNIEK from the coding sequence ATGACAAATATAATTGTTGGAGTGGTAATATTATCAATTATTGGTTTATCTATTGCAAAGATTATTAGAGAAAAGCAAAAAGGTGTTAAGTGCATTGGTTGTCCATATGCTGAATCCAATAATAAAAAAGGCAATTGTAGTTGTAATATAGAAAAATAA
- a CDS encoding GGDEF domain-containing protein, with translation MIQNPKNLFSLEFLMNIFSFYLLSYVLASILKEMYRLQSQISFMFEEIKEKNSVLNEIATKDYLTNMYNHKSFYKYLKDVIKISESKNTPFCLTIMDIDNFKKVNDTYGHLAGDTILKEISSMIHDHIRKTDIAARYGGEEFAIIFPNSSIQEAEKICERIRKTIEDHIFLINREEVKITISGGIGCASIAPSSSNQHNFVELVDNLLYEAKHLGKNQFKCSAEILCLD, from the coding sequence ATGATACAAAATCCCAAAAATTTATTTTCTCTAGAATTTCTTATGAATATTTTTTCTTTTTATTTACTAAGCTATGTTTTAGCTTCTATTTTAAAAGAAATGTATCGGTTACAATCACAAATTTCATTTATGTTCGAGGAAATCAAAGAAAAAAATAGTGTACTCAATGAGATTGCAACAAAAGATTATCTTACTAATATGTATAACCACAAAAGCTTCTATAAATATTTAAAAGATGTTATAAAAATTTCAGAATCAAAAAATACACCCTTTTGTCTAACCATCATGGATATTGATAATTTCAAGAAAGTAAATGATACTTATGGACACTTAGCAGGAGATACTATTTTAAAAGAAATTTCTTCAATGATTCATGATCATATCAGAAAAACAGATATTGCTGCTAGATATGGTGGAGAAGAATTCGCCATTATCTTTCCTAATAGCTCTATACAAGAAGCAGAAAAAATTTGTGAAAGAATAAGAAAAACTATTGAAGATCATATTTTTCTTATCAATAGGGAAGAAGTAAAGATTACTATCAGTGGAGGAATAGGTTGTGCTAGTATTGCTCCTTCTTCTTCTAATCAGCATAATTTTGTTGAATTAGTAGACAACCTTTTATACGAAGCAAAACACTTAGGAAAAAATCAATTTAAATGTTCAGCAGAAATCTTATGTTTAGATTAA
- the feoB gene encoding ferrous iron transport protein B — MLRNITIALAGNPNSGKTTLFNAFTGARHSVGNWPGVTVEKKEGKLHHKNNEMIAVDLPGTYSLSPYSLEEKISRKYIVDESPDVVVNIVDASNIERNLYLSMQLIELGKPVVIALNMLDVAQRRGHKIDHEKLSKLLGVPVVPIIATQKKGIEKLLDTALEVAHGKIKYNPNQVDYGKDVEKKIKETIEMLKGHVDISKFNLRWLALKVIEEDEEILNELNLTPQVENDEIAVTDEFSLEDDYESLVAGRRYTYITSIISKTVKKPKDEGLNTSDKIDKVLTNKWLGLPIFAGLMYIVFWFTFNIGNIFLDQIDGWFGTFGETVGASLEGAVAPWLQSLIVDGIIGGVGGVLTFVPNIVFLFIAISILEDSGYMARVAFIMDRAMRKIGLSGKAFIPMLMGFGCSVPAVMGTRTLENENDRLASILVVPFMSCGARAPIYILFAGVFFPGYESIVTFSLYVLGIVVAIMCALIFKKTLFKGEQSPFVMEIPPYKFPTLGGTGIAVWEKAKGYILRAGTIIFAASVLIWFILGFNFSGQVEMVDSIGASIGKIAAPIFRPLGFGSWQAALSLITGLMAKEVVVSSMAVIYGLGEAVGEAAMEGDVLGFAGALKTAGFTSLSALSFMVFSLLYIPCLAVIGVIKRETNSWKWTGFSVGYTFVVAWVVSFLVYQVGGLLGF; from the coding sequence ATGTTGAGAAATATAACCATTGCGTTGGCGGGAAACCCCAATAGTGGTAAAACTACATTGTTTAATGCTTTTACTGGTGCTAGGCATTCTGTAGGAAATTGGCCTGGTGTTACAGTAGAAAAGAAAGAAGGAAAGCTACACCATAAAAACAACGAAATGATAGCAGTGGATTTACCAGGAACATATAGCTTATCACCCTATTCATTAGAGGAAAAAATTTCAAGAAAGTATATTGTGGATGAATCGCCTGATGTAGTTGTAAATATTGTAGATGCTTCTAATATTGAAAGAAACTTATATTTATCTATGCAGCTTATTGAGCTAGGAAAACCTGTTGTAATTGCTTTAAATATGTTAGACGTAGCACAAAGAAGAGGGCATAAGATTGATCATGAGAAGCTATCAAAGCTTTTAGGAGTACCAGTAGTCCCTATTATAGCAACACAAAAGAAGGGAATAGAAAAATTATTAGATACAGCTTTAGAAGTTGCTCATGGAAAAATAAAATATAATCCAAACCAAGTAGATTATGGAAAAGATGTAGAGAAAAAAATTAAAGAAACAATAGAAATGTTAAAAGGACATGTAGATATTTCGAAATTTAATCTAAGATGGTTAGCATTAAAGGTTATTGAAGAAGATGAAGAGATTTTAAATGAATTGAATCTTACACCACAGGTGGAAAATGATGAAATAGCAGTAACGGATGAATTTTCACTAGAAGATGACTATGAAAGCTTAGTTGCAGGTAGAAGATATACTTATATTACAAGTATTATTTCAAAAACGGTGAAAAAACCGAAGGATGAAGGATTAAATACATCTGATAAAATTGATAAAGTGCTTACAAATAAATGGTTAGGGCTTCCTATATTTGCGGGACTTATGTATATTGTATTTTGGTTTACCTTCAACATTGGAAATATTTTCTTAGATCAAATTGATGGATGGTTTGGTACTTTTGGAGAAACCGTAGGAGCTTCTTTAGAAGGAGCTGTAGCACCTTGGTTACAATCATTAATTGTTGATGGTATTATAGGTGGAGTTGGTGGGGTGTTAACATTTGTACCCAATATTGTATTTTTATTTATTGCTATTTCAATCCTTGAAGATAGTGGATATATGGCGAGAGTAGCATTTATTATGGATAGAGCCATGAGGAAGATTGGACTTAGCGGTAAGGCATTTATTCCAATGCTTATGGGATTTGGTTGTTCTGTTCCAGCTGTAATGGGAACGAGAACTCTTGAAAATGAAAATGATCGTTTGGCATCTATACTTGTAGTGCCATTTATGTCTTGTGGGGCAAGAGCACCTATTTATATTTTATTTGCAGGCGTGTTTTTTCCAGGATATGAAAGTATTGTTACATTCTCCTTGTATGTTTTAGGAATCGTTGTAGCTATTATGTGTGCATTGATTTTCAAGAAAACTTTATTTAAAGGAGAACAAAGCCCTTTTGTTATGGAGATTCCACCATACAAATTCCCCACTTTAGGAGGGACAGGAATTGCTGTATGGGAAAAAGCAAAAGGATATATTTTAAGAGCGGGTACAATTATCTTTGCAGCATCTGTGTTGATTTGGTTTATATTAGGATTTAATTTCTCAGGACAAGTAGAGATGGTAGATAGTATTGGAGCAAGTATTGGTAAAATAGCAGCACCAATCTTTAGACCATTAGGATTTGGGTCTTGGCAAGCAGCTTTATCTCTTATTACTGGGCTTATGGCAAAAGAAGTAGTTGTAAGTAGTATGGCAGTGATCTATGGATTAGGAGAGGCTGTAGGAGAAGCTGCTATGGAGGGAGATGTTTTAGGCTTTGCAGGGGCGTTAAAAACTGCTGGATTTACAAGCCTTAGTGCATTATCTTTTATGGTATTCTCACTATTATATATACCGTGTCTAGCAGTAATTGGTGTAATTAAGAGAGAAACAAATTCATGGAAATGGACAGGATTTTCCGTTGGCTATACTTTTGTTGTTGCATGGGTAGTTTCATTCCTTGTATATCAAGTAGGCGGATTATTAGGATTTTAA
- a CDS encoding metal-dependent transcriptional regulator, whose amino-acid sequence MKYNESVEMYLETIYILEKEHGHAHGVDIAEALGVSKASVSKAMGQLKSRDLVYKETYGSVTLTQKGREISERIYYNHKLITDFLEHSLGLTLAEASENACKMEHVVSDSLLHAIEAYFKKYRKD is encoded by the coding sequence ATGAAGTATAATGAATCAGTTGAAATGTATTTAGAAACGATCTATATATTAGAAAAAGAGCATGGTCATGCTCATGGCGTGGATATTGCTGAAGCTTTGGGGGTTTCAAAAGCAAGTGTGTCAAAAGCTATGGGACAGTTAAAATCTCGAGATTTAGTATATAAGGAAACTTATGGAAGTGTTACCCTTACGCAAAAGGGTAGGGAGATTTCCGAAAGAATATACTATAATCATAAGTTAATTACTGATTTTCTTGAGCATTCCCTGGGATTGACACTAGCTGAAGCATCTGAGAATGCTTGTAAGATGGAACATGTTGTCAGTGACAGCCTGCTTCATGCAATAGAAGCATATTTTAAAAAATATCGTAAAGATTAA
- a CDS encoding transcriptional repressor has product MKVENKLSKNQLIVYQIFQENICKKLNIKEIMALIYEKNKKISQRTVYRILDALMNIGKIYCSDMYKGMRSFELIEKNHCLLICKECKATKIINIGKQFKLDQTHIKNKNIKITGGWIKFYGLCKKCMEKNSKVIDNYNQLAYNIVENDNYNQLINRND; this is encoded by the coding sequence ATGAAAGTGGAAAATAAGTTGTCTAAAAATCAGTTAATTGTTTATCAAATATTTCAAGAAAATATATGTAAAAAGTTAAACATAAAAGAAATTATGGCATTGATTTATGAAAAAAATAAAAAAATAAGTCAAAGAACAGTATATAGAATTCTTGATGCTTTAATGAATATAGGTAAAATTTATTGTAGTGATATGTATAAGGGAATGAGGAGTTTTGAATTAATCGAAAAGAATCATTGTTTGTTGATTTGTAAAGAATGCAAAGCTACAAAGATCATCAATATAGGAAAACAATTTAAATTAGACCAAACACATATAAAAAACAAAAATATTAAAATTACTGGTGGATGGATAAAATTTTATGGATTATGTAAAAAATGCATGGAAAAAAATTCAAAAGTAATTGACAATTATAATCAATTAGCATATAATATCGTCGAAAATGATAATTATAATCAACTAATAAATCGAAATGATTGA